GTGAAGTATTTCTCCTGTTTGCTCTCCCGGTTGAACTTGACCACAGCATCATTAACAGCCTTCACGGCTGTCGGGTCATCCAGAGGCAACAAACTCGGGCAATAGGGACAAACTGTCACCAGCTCCTCGTTGGTAAGTTCTGCACACAGATGGCATGTTTGagtttataaacaaaaaaaaataaaaataagttacATACAAAATAACCTTATACTTTTTGCTCCAAGTTAGTCATATGGGTCCCAAGGAATAGATTTTATCCCATATTGTACTGATAATTGAATCCATGGATTAAGTGTCAGAACAAAAAGTGTTCCACTGCATTTTGTTTTAGAATAGCAACAGAACATGAAAAAGAACAGTTATGGCTTGTGACCTGGTCTGGTGGTGCATTGGTGTCTGGTGACTTTGGCCACTCCCCACATCACCCAAAATTCAATGCTGCAGGTGGCAACGGCACCCTAAATAAAACAATACCAGCACACTTAGCATGTCACCTACATAAGCGGTTGTAAATCGGTCAAAACCAAATTCATATTTACCCGTTCATCCATTCGCCACAGCTCACACTGGTCATCAGGTTTGGGGTTGGTGAAGTGACATTTGGTCTGCACCagcttcacattcacatctatgtgGCAACCTCCTGATATCTGGATGGAGAAAGACATTATCCAAACTTTTCCAATTGTTAATGTTCCACCTCAAACTACTTGCTCCATCATCCGTCCTTGTTGGTCATGTCACATGATCCTACCCTCACAACACTAGGTGGTGACGTCGAGCAAATACGGTTTTAGAATACATAATATTCAAAACGATAACACTCAGCCTACCACAATACAACGCATGTCATTTTTGTAGGGGGCAAGCAGAACTATGGTTTGCATTCATTCTGTAAAAAAGTAAACTTGAGAAGTACCAACCTGTTGATATTTGCTGCTCTGGACCTCCTGCAGCTTGAACCTGAATCCATGCTTGTGGTTTCCGTTGATATGTTGGACACCGAGGCTTGCAGCCGCCGCCACGCTTTCCTTGGCACAAGTGACTGCCGGCAAAGATGCAACTGCAAGGAGGCCAGGAAGTGCTGCAGCACACCAGAGCAGAACCACTACTAGGTGAGTCATCGTGATAAGAAAGAAGGACTGGAACCAGTACACAGCTGACAAGGCGCACACAGACTTTAACCAAGCTGAGGGGTTCTGATGACCAATCACAGTGAAGGAGAAATACCCATCACCTGTGTCTTAATCAGTGATGGTTGTAATTTTTACCAGTCAGGTCCATTCACCTCATCTGAGGAttatcaaagaaaaataaactggAACAGCATTAgggttaggttttttttgtagaaaggaatttattttccaagacaaaaaaaaataattaaaatcgcaattaaaaaaatcaaggaaATATTTTGAAGAACTGTTTTGAAAAAGGTACATAGTTGAAGTACATTCTTTTAAAGATAAGCTGTAATATTatggagcattggcctcacggttctgaggattgggtttcaaatcccggccccgcctgtgtggagtttgcatgttcttcccatgcctgcgtgggttttccctgggcactccagtctcctgccacatcccaaaagcatgcattaattggatcctccaaattgccctgacgtgtgcttgtgagtgcaactattgtccttttccatgtgccctgcaattgcctggcaaccagttcaggtgtaccctgcctactgcctgaTGATAGTGAGGgattgtgaggataggcagcacagaaaaatggatggatgatttgaggACCGATTCCTTTTTTCactgatttcttgattgaacaggttTGGAAGTAATCAGGCTTGGGCGTGATCATTGAAAACTAACCAAAATCACAATTAGCCACAAATAATTCATAGTTTAGCAAGGGGGGTAAATGTCTTTGCACACATGGGCAGGAAACTGAATAGTTGGTTTTCCTTAGTGAAATTTTAAACCAGCATCATAGGTATTTGTCTATTTACCCTTGTTTGATCCTGAAGTTAAGGGGGCCATTACATTATCACAGCACAGTAACTCAAAATACTCAAACTATGTTTTGCCAAACGAAACACCTCTGGCCTCGTGTTATTTAAAACGAGCTAATCAAAACAATGTTATAAACCTTTCAAACAGCTGATAATATAATGGTCCTGTATAGTGACTAGACTTACATTGAGTGACTGATTTAGTATAAgtcggtttttaaaaaaaaagccccttTGATAGCTAATTTTGTGTAACCCAGTTTTTAAATCTCCTTCCCCCTCTATAAATCAGGATatctggttcaaatcctggacaaACCATTAAACAATTGTCATTAACTGAATTTGCACTCATTTCAGTGCCTTTTCACTACACTGGTAAGGGTAACAGCTCAGGGGAATGACCATGTCTGTTAAAATTCAATGGCAAAGAGCATTTACATAACATTTAGAACCAATGAGTACCATTAACAGTAATGCTGCTAAAACACTGCTTAAAAACATGACAATGCAGCACATTTCAAAATTAGCagaaattttaaattgccccaaaaagCTGTGAAAAgggttaaatattttgaaacttGAGCAATGAGTTGAGGGCAATTACCAAGGCACCCCAAAATAAGCAGCACAAGTGTAAACGACAATAGCAGTCGTTCCTCTAAGTTTAAATACCCCTTTATTCTCAAAAACATTTAGGGGAAGCCAGGAACAGATTCCATGTGCAATTAGTCAAGATGTGAGCTGCAAGTGAGGTCCAGTAATCAGTTAAGTACTTAAAATGTACCACTAAAATTTTGAATTGACCAAGACAAGCATTACAAAAAGGTAACTTAAAGAAAAACTAAAGCCATGAAGTGTTTGAGCAAGAACGATCACAGAGGTGACAAAGTACTTTTATTACAATCGTTGACAAGCAATGAAATCACTTTAGCGGGAAGGGACAAATGTGATGGATAGCCTTATTGGGGGTAGTTCAGACGCTCCTTGCAAACAAGCTTCTGGGCTTTCGTGGAACAACGGGCTGCATACAGGTTCTGGAACATCAGTTGGGTAAGGGCCTGGATTCTGTGGAGAGTGAAAGTTGAACAATGAGTTGTTCAGGACAAGTAGCACTTCTGTAGACTTACCCTGGGTGGATATAATTCACagtcaagttctcccacttgtcTGTACGAGTTGTAATAGAAGGTTTGACAAAAGGTGTGATtcttgaaagttaaaaaaacaaaaagtagtcAGTCATACACTATGTTCATCTATGACCGACCATGAGCATTAAAGTCAACTCACAGCTCTGTCAGGACAGAGAGGCGTGCATGCCCCAAAAGTATTCCTGGCTTCTCTAGGACAGGTGGTCTCAACCAGGGCAAACTTGAATGAGGTAATCATGCCGATGGTTGGAACGGACTAAGACAGGAAATATTGTGTTAAAAGGATGTGACATAGCAAGGACAGACAAAAACTTACCCCCAACGTCACACAAGCGACTTCCATCAGGGTAAAGTATTTCTCCTGTTTGCCCTCCCGGTTAAACTTGAACACAGAATCATTAACGGCCTTCAAGGCTGTTGGGTCATCCAGAGACAACAACTTGAGGCAATAGGGACAAACTGTCACCAGTTCCTTGTTTGTAAGTTCTGCACACAGGTGGCATTACATGTTCAAGTATCATTCCAATGGATGGGTACTTTGAGCAGTTATAGCTGGAAAACAAACTACTAGTTTTAAAGAAGTGCTCTGCATAATTTAACCCAGATCTACCTTCCATATTGTATATTAAATCCATGCTTCAAGTCAATTATTTGAGAAAGGCAACAAAATAGGACAGCAGTTAGGGTTTGTGACCTGGCAGTGCATTTGTGTCTGGTGACTTTGGCCACACCCCACATCACCCAAAATTCAATGCTGCAGGTCGCAACGGCACCCTAAACAATAACAGCACAATTAGCACATCACCTGCATGAGCAACCTAATCTTCAGAACCAAGTTCATGTTTACCCGTTCATCCCGTCACCACAGCTCACATTGGTTGTCAGGTTTGGGGTTGGTGACATAACATTTGGTCTGCGCCAGCTTTACGTTCACATCTATGTGGCAACCTCCTGAGACCTGGATTGAGGACAAAGCATTAGCCAAACCTTTCAAATTCATAATGTCCTGCCTCAAACTACAACCTCCATCATCTAGCCTTGTTGGTCATGCCACATGATCTCACCACCACAACGCTCAGTGGCTACTTTGaacaaaaaggttttaaaaatattccacattattaaaaactaaaatgcTTTCCAAACTTTGCCTGCCACaatgaaagtcatttttgtaGGGGGCAAGCAGAACCATGTTTTGCTTTCATTGTATCAAAAAGGTAACCTTGAGAAGTACCAACCTGTTGATATTTGCTGCTCTGGACCTCTTGTAGCTTGAACCTGAATCCATGCTTGTGCTTTGCATTGATGTGTTGGACACCAAGGCTTGTGGCCGCAGCCACACTTTCCTCGTCACAAGTGACTGCCGGCAAAGATGCAACTGCAAGGAGGCCAGGAAGTGCTGCTTCACACCAGAGGAGAACCACTACTAGGTGAGTCATCGTGATAAGAAAGAAGGACTGGAACCAGTACACAGCAGACATGGCGCACACGGACATTAACCAGGCTGAGGGGTTCTGACGACCAATCACAGTGAAGGAGAAATGCCCATCACCTGTTTCTTAATTAATGATGGTTGTCATTTTTTATCAATCACTTTCATTCACCTCAGCTGAGCATTAGGAAAGAAAACTTAAGTGGAGTAccattttaaaaaggttttttttgtcaaaaggaaattattttccaagattaaaaaaaatctgttgatttaaaaaaaacaaaaaatcaagaaaatgttttgaagaacTGTTTTGAAAAAGGTAGAGAGTTAAAGTACATTCTTTTAAAGGTAAGCTATAATTTTATGGGGAGCAGAGGAGCAGGTGGAGACCGCTGgtctcacagttcggaggaatggggttcaaatcccggccctgcctgtgtagagtttgttctccccatgcctgtgtgtgtttcctctcacatcccaaaaatatgcattaattggatactctaaattgccctgaagttgcttgtaagtgcaactgttgtctggctTTAAGTACTTTgcaattggctcgcaaccagttcaggctgatagctgggataggcctcagCCTTCccatgaccattgtgaggatatgagcctcagaaaatggatgatttttcatACAGGGTCAGGAAACTTTGAATTGTTGgttttccttaataaatgaaattttaaaccAGCATTATAAGTACAGCTGCGTGTTATTTGTCTACCTACCTTTGAtcttaaaataatgcaaaataaattaagGGGGGGCATTACATTTTCATAGCACAGTacctaaaaatattaaaagtatTTTGTCAAATGAAACATCTCTGGCCTACTGTTACCATTTAAAACAAGCTAATCAAAACATGTTATAAACCTTTCAAACAGGTGCTAATATGACTACTTAGACTTCCTTTGAGTGACTAACTTGGATTTAGTATAAaagcgttttaaaaaaaaaagcccctttgcttattttgtgtgaccCAGTTTGGAATctgctcccccctcccccctatAAATCAGGTCTCATTCAAATCCTGGACAAACCATTTTACAATGAGTTTGTCATTCACTGAATTTGCACTCCTTTCAGTGTCCTAGTAGTAGCTACACTGGTTAGGGTAACAACTGCGAAACAGGGGAATGACCATGCGTGTTAAAATTTGATGGAAAACAGCATTTGCATACCAGTAGAACCAGTGAGTACCATTAAAAGAGGGGCACAGGGTGCTGGcacaggggggtgggggggggggtccccaaCTTTTCCAATTGGTCGTGGCTACTTGGGTATCACACAAAATGTGGGGGAAATCAATTTCTGTGTTGTTTGTGAGTGCCTAAATAGAGGAACATTTgtttctttgggttttttttgtttaataaatattttttattattaaaatgtgtatttacacTTATAAAACCACAATACTTCAACTGATGGGAATAAGCAGGACATACCTGAGACTTAATATAGCTGTGGAGGTTTAGCAGCAAGCCATTGGCCTCTGGAGTCATGACTAGAACTGTAAAATGAGCATCCAACAACAAGCAAACCCAATCCATAATCTagaagagaattaaaaaaacacccagTGAATAATTTTTGAACTACAATCTCAACCTACATTTGTGGTACAAAACAGTATTTGTCCCATTAAGATGCAGCCTGTGTAACACTAGCAATGAACAAAAcaagtcaaattaatttattCTCATGTGATTGCTAGTGTGTGGTCAGTTTATTACCATGATATATGGTCTTTACTTTTCAGCAACTCTGTTACTTACTTATATTCATTAAATTGTGCAATGATATTCTAACTATTGTCACATACCTGCATTAGACTGGGTGAGCGAAAGCCATGGCTTTGAGGAAAAGTGTCTTGGTTATACTTTAAGTAGAGGAAGTGCAGGTACTGGAGGAAAAGCTTGATGGGATGAGAAACAAAATTCATTATTAACTGAAAAATACACCTTACATGGCAATGCTCGATTTACTTATAACGACACTATAATGTAAAACTggcaaatataatataaaaaaaacagaggacTAGATTGGACCAACAGTGGGTGGACAATACTGTATAACAATACATTCCCAGAATGAGAAACTTTAGTGCAACCAAGGAACTTACAATGACGTGTTGGGATGAAaggtttttcaaatgtgggagAAGAAGGTCATCGCTGTACGCTGTCTGCAGGATCTCATTCCTTTACAGCACCAGTCAAGTCTCAAAACCATTTTTATACCACATATAAAGCTCAAGACTATAGTCATGCATTGTAATTTTATTGACATCACCACTTCAATAGTTAATGTGTGCCAGGTAAAGGATACAGTAAAACAGCCCTTTGTAAGACCACTGGACAGCTTTGTTCCCGTGGAGTTTCATTTTCTTCGTCCGCTCTTGTCATTGTAACGTCTGAGTGGTGCTCCGAAGAGGTGGAGTTAAAACCATTCTGCAAGCCAACCTGACCATGTTCCCTGGAGGTCAGAGTTTCCATAAAGGAGATGCTGTCAGGCTCCAGGTTCACTTTCTCTGCATCGTTGTCTGGCATACTGTGACAGAATGtttaatacatatattttatgttACATTACactaaaagcaaaacattttgcaaaggATATACcggtaccatattttccagatgacaagccgcaacttttctCAGGTGCTGCGAACCGTGTGGCATATTGAACGATGTGGctaaaatagttttgttttgtcgtCAGCGCCTATGAGTTTGAAAGTACCACAAAAACTTAAAACGAAAAACATGGGCGTTCCCAAAAATGCACTCAGCTTTGGACATGCATTCCTCCAATGTGGAGAAGAAGATGACAACTTTACTTTCAGGACatggagaggaagaagaatctacagtgaaaaaaatgagtatttgaacacctatattgcaagttctcccacttagaaatcatggaggggtctgaaattttcatcatgtccactgtgagagagataatctaaaaagaaaaatccagaaatcacaatgtatgatttttttcaacgatttatatGTATGAAACAGCTCtgaataagtatatgaacacctgagaaaactgttaatatttgatacagtagcctttgtttggaattacaaaaggtcaaacgtttcctgtagttgttcaccaggtttgcacacactgcaggagggatattggcccactcctccacacagatcttctctagatcagacaggtttctgggctgttgctgagaaaaaaaGGGGTTTCAggtccctctaaagattttctattgggtttaggtctggagattggctaggccacgccagaaccttgatatgcttcttacggagccactccttggttttcctggctgtgtccttcgggtcattttcaagttgaaaggcccagccaccaccaatcttcaatcctctgactgagggaaagaggttgttccccaaaatgtcacaatacatggccgcggtcattctctccttaatacagtagagtcgtcctgtcccatgtgcagaaaaacacccgcaatgcatgatgctaccacacccatgcttcaaagtagggctggtgttcttgggatggaactcatcattcgtcttcctccaaacacggttagtggaattacgaccagaaagttccatttaggtctcatctgacaacaaaacgtTCACCCATtcctcctctgtatcatccaaatggtcattggcaaacttacacgtttctaagaatcattgagaccctacgaagtgatatcttgcacggggctccactccgattgagattgacagtcatgtttagagtcttccattttcaaatgattgctccaacagtggacctcttttcaccaagctgcttggcaatttccctgtagccctttccagccatgttgagttgtacaattttgtctctggtgtctttggacagctctttggtcttggcaatgttacaagtttgagtcttactgattgtatggggtggacaggtgtctttatgcagctaacgacctcacacaggtgcatctgattcaggataatacatggagtggaggtggacttttaaaggcgggctaacaggtctttcagggtcagaattctagctgataggtgttcaaatacttatttgcaggtgtatcacaaatcgtttaaaaaaaatacattgtaatttcaggattcttctttttagattgtttctctcacagtg
Above is a genomic segment from Syngnathoides biaculeatus isolate LvHL_M chromosome 7, ASM1980259v1, whole genome shotgun sequence containing:
- the LOC133503478 gene encoding alpha-2-HS-glycoprotein-like; translation: MTHLVVVLLWCAAALPGLLAVASLPAVTCAKESVAAAASLGVQHINGNHKHGFRFKLQEVQSSKYQQISGGCHIDVNVKLVQTKCHFTNPKPDDQCELWRMDERGAVATCSIEFWVMWGVAKVTRHQCTTRPELTNEELVTVCPYCPSLLPLDDPTAVKAVNDAVVKFNRESKQEKYFTLMEVSHVTMGSVATIGTITSLKFALVETTCPREARNTFVACTPLCPDRAHHSFCQTTYYNLYRQVGELECELYLPKNPGPHPTDVPEPVCRPLFHQSPEACLCKERLKNPTHSIHHICPFPLK
- the LOC133503345 gene encoding uncharacterized protein LOC133503345, whose product is MSVCAMSAVYWFQSFFLITMTHLVVVLLWCEAALPGLLAVASLPAVTCDEESVAAATSLGVQHINAKHKHGFRFKLQEVQSSKYQQVSGGCHIDVNVKLAQTKCYVTNPKPDNQSLKAVNDSVFKFNREGKQEKYFTLMEVACVTLGSVPTIGMITSFKFALVETTCPREARNTFGACTPLCPDRANHTFCQTFYYNSYRQVGELDCELYPPRNPGPYPTDVPEPVCSPLFHESPEACLQGASELPPIRLSITFVPSR